Proteins from a single region of Pyrus communis chromosome 6, drPyrComm1.1, whole genome shotgun sequence:
- the LOC137737601 gene encoding large ribosomal subunit protein P3y, translating to MGVFTFVLRTSGGEWSAKQQNGDLEASAPSTFELQRKLVQSALSSESSGGVQTSYSPVTPTSAVFQVIIGGGGGGGGGAFIGGGAAAAAPGGGAAAAAEAPPAEEKKEEKEESDDDMGFSLFD from the exons ATGGGAGTGTTCACCTTCGTGTTGAGGACCTCCGGGGGAGAGTGGTCCGCCAAACAGCAGAATGGAGACCTTGAGGCCTCCGCTCCCTCCACATTCGAGCTCCAGAGGAAGCTCGTCCAGTCCGCTCTATCTTCCGAGTCCTCCGGCGGTGTCCAGACCTCGTACTCACCTGTCACTCCCACCTCTGCCGTTTTCCAG GTGAtcattggtggtggtggtggcggtggcggtggtgcCTTCATTGGAGGtggagctgctgctgctgctcctgGAGGTGGTGCAGCGGCTGCTGCAGAGGCTCCCCCGGCTgaggagaagaaggaagagaaggAGGAGAGCGACGATGACATGGGATTCTCTCTTTTTGATTAA
- the LOC137737353 gene encoding 2-methoxy-6-polyprenyl-1,4-benzoquinol methylase, mitochondrial, translated as MALRTVTRKLGSKLLHRFSPAALLHSHATSFGFKEVREEEKSRMVGNVFSNVASNYDLMNDVMSAGLHRLWKDRLVSKLNPFPGMKHLDVAGGTGDVAFRILDSVNSIRRRAMQDVLEDDLQEETKIYVCDINPNMLNVGKKRALERGIGEDKSLLWVEGDAEALSFGDNTMDGYTIAFGIRNVTHIEKVLSEAYRVLKRGGRFLCLELSHVDIPVFKEFYDFYSFSVIPALGELVAGDRKSYQYLVESIRRFPPQEKFASMIADAGFQQVEYENLVGGVVAIHSGLKV; from the exons ATGGCCTTGAGAACAGTGACGAGGAAGTTAGGGAGTAAACTATTACACAGGTTTTCTCCTGCTGCTCTATTGCATTCACATGCTACAAGCTTTG GATTTAAAGAAGTAAGGGAAGAGGAAAAAAGTCGAATGGTTGGTAATGTCTTCAGCAATGTTGCCTCAAACTATGATCTAATGAATGATGTGATGAGTGCAGGATTACACAGATTATGGAAGGATAG ATTAGTTTCCAAACTGAATCCTTTCCCTGGAATGAAGCATCTTGATGTGGCTGGTGGGACAG GTGATGTTGCCTTCAGAATACTAGACTCAGTAAACAGCATCAGACGTAGAGCTATGCAAGATGTTCTTGAAGATGATTTACAGGAAGAAACTAAGATTTATGTATGTGACATAAACCCTAACATGTTGAATGTTGGTAAAAAGCGGGCGTTGGAGAGAG GTATTGGAGAAGACAAATCCCTTCTATGGGTGGAGGGAGATGCAGAAGCCTTGTCTTTTGGAGATAATACAATGGATGGTTACACAATTGCATTTGGAATTAGGAATGTTACACACATAGAGAAAGTGCTGTCTGAAGCCTATCG AGTGCTAAAGCGTGGAGGAAGGTTCCTGTGCCTTGAACTGAGCCATGTAGACATTCCTGTTTTCAAAGAATT CTATGATTTTTACTCATTCTCAGTCATTCCAGCCCTGGGAGAGCTCGTCGCAGGGGATAGAAAATCTTACCAGTACTTGGTGGAGAGTATTCGTCGTTTCCCCCCGCAG GAGAAGTTTGCTTCGATGATTGCGGATGCAGGATTCCAGCAGGTTGAATATGAGAACCTTGTTGGAGGTGTAGTTGCTATTCATTCGGGGTTGAAAGTTTAG